From Acidobacteriota bacterium, one genomic window encodes:
- a CDS encoding AarF/ABC1/UbiB kinase family protein, whose amino-acid sequence MRLLRVLTSVFLFGLRVIINTRGWRIGKKTPESELRRREGESLRERLLKLGPTFIKIGQTLATRADLLPVEYIQELAKLQDEVPPFPTEQARSIIETELRAKLEDIFEDFEDVPIAAASLGQVHRAKLRTGQLVAIKVQRPGIEAQIGFDILVLRRVARRLERYPNLVRGVDWQGTLDEFHTTVHEEMDYQQETRNAETFRKNFARWKEIYVPQIYGVFSTKRLIVMEFIEGFKVTDTEQLTAAGQDPHEVVKLLARTYLKQLLEDGFFHADPHPGNLRVMADGRLAFFDFGMVGRLSMKLQSNLINAFFHVVERDVHGLVEDMVRLGFIELSPEDESRFKPIIEGLFNRYLGIRLGDVNFKELMFDMAHVIYEFPFRIPASFTYIVRAVMTLEGIGTQVDPDFRFFEIARPYAKRFMFMREGRYLRSLIVDKMIRGKSGDIEWGKVWKLAKMAFKYYVRGENKL is encoded by the coding sequence TTGCGACTCCTTCGTGTGCTTACGTCCGTTTTCCTCTTCGGCTTGCGCGTCATAATAAACACGCGCGGCTGGCGAATTGGAAAGAAGACTCCAGAATCGGAACTGCGGCGCCGCGAAGGAGAGTCGCTACGCGAGAGGCTCCTGAAGCTGGGGCCGACGTTTATCAAGATTGGTCAGACTCTTGCCACTCGCGCGGATTTGCTGCCCGTCGAATACATTCAAGAGCTGGCGAAACTGCAAGACGAGGTTCCTCCGTTTCCCACCGAGCAGGCGAGGTCGATCATCGAGACGGAGCTTCGAGCAAAACTCGAAGACATCTTTGAAGACTTCGAAGACGTGCCCATCGCAGCCGCGAGTCTGGGGCAAGTTCATCGCGCGAAGCTGCGCACCGGCCAACTCGTCGCTATCAAAGTGCAGAGGCCGGGTATTGAAGCCCAGATCGGGTTCGACATATTGGTTCTCAGGCGCGTTGCTCGGCGCCTCGAGCGATATCCGAACCTGGTAAGAGGAGTAGATTGGCAGGGAACGCTCGACGAGTTTCATACCACGGTTCACGAAGAGATGGACTACCAGCAAGAGACTCGAAACGCGGAAACCTTTCGCAAGAACTTCGCGCGATGGAAAGAGATATATGTCCCCCAGATCTATGGCGTCTTCTCGACGAAGCGGTTGATCGTGATGGAGTTCATCGAAGGCTTCAAGGTGACGGACACCGAGCAGCTAACCGCCGCCGGCCAGGACCCTCACGAAGTCGTAAAGCTGCTGGCTCGCACCTATCTGAAACAACTCCTCGAAGACGGCTTCTTTCACGCCGACCCACATCCCGGCAACCTGCGAGTGATGGCCGACGGGCGGCTGGCGTTCTTCGATTTCGGCATGGTCGGCCGGCTGTCGATGAAGCTTCAATCGAATCTTATCAACGCGTTCTTTCACGTAGTCGAGCGCGACGTTCACGGGCTTGTTGAGGATATGGTGCGCCTCGGCTTCATCGAGCTTTCGCCCGAAGACGAGTCGCGCTTCAAGCCGATCATCGAAGGACTGTTCAACCGCTATCTTGGCATACGGCTGGGCGATGTGAACTTCAAGGAACTGATGTTCGACATGGCGCACGTGATCTATGAATTCCCCTTTCGGATTCCAGCGAGCTTCACTTATATCGTTCGCGCGGTGATGACGCTGGAAGGCATCGGCACCCAGGTTGATCCTGACTTCCGGTTCTTCGAGATCGCCCGGCCCTACGCAAAGCGGTTCATGTTCATGCGGGAAGGCCGCTATCTGCGCAGCTTGATTGTAGACAAGATGATTCGAGGCAAGAGCGGCGACATCGAGTGGGGAAAAGTCTGGAAGCTCGCGAAGATGGCTTTCAAGTACTACGTGCGCGGCGAGAATAAGCTCTAG
- a CDS encoding DUF2911 domain-containing protein: MKKTLVVLLIGVVGLGVAWACANRSSETAASSHDPVDDTISIMLGKGKVTIHYGTPKLGPRNLDEMIKPGLAWFMGMNDPTTLETTVALDFGGKKLAPGKYAIFARPDEQRNWTLLVSSAITRPLKPETVVLESPLRFAKDGAPQDVLKMTLEKSGDGASLVVAWGTYRLQSAFKAAS; the protein is encoded by the coding sequence ATGAAAAAAACTTTAGTCGTCCTGCTGATAGGGGTTGTTGGACTGGGCGTCGCCTGGGCGTGCGCAAACCGGTCCTCGGAAACGGCGGCGAGTTCGCACGATCCGGTTGATGACACGATCAGCATCATGCTTGGAAAAGGAAAGGTGACGATTCACTACGGCACACCCAAGCTCGGGCCGAGAAACCTGGATGAGATGATCAAGCCCGGGCTGGCGTGGTTTATGGGAATGAACGATCCGACGACGCTTGAGACCACAGTCGCGTTGGACTTCGGTGGTAAGAAGCTTGCGCCAGGGAAGTACGCGATCTTCGCGCGCCCCGACGAGCAACGGAATTGGACGCTGCTCGTGTCGTCGGCTATAACAAGGCCGCTCAAGCCGGAGACCGTCGTGCTTGAATCGCCGCTTCGCTTCGCCAAAGACGGCGCGCCCCAGGACGTGCTCAAGATGACTCTCGAGAAGTCGGGTGATGGCGCGTCACTCGTTGTTGCATGGGGAACGTACCGACTGCAAAGCGCCTTCAAAGCGGCTTCCTGA
- a CDS encoding amidohydrolase family protein translates to MKIVTAFLLLVGIGVGSAGSPGPFAQGPTAERQQFIRVEAPVVVLTHVRIIDGTGAPALDDQTIVIADGKIQSIGPSGAGAPANLPATLATNAQTVDLRGCTVLPGLVGMHNHMFFPMGGSPPMYSNMGISFPRLYLALGVTTIRTTGSVAPFTDLEIKRLIDSGRMIGPKMHITAPYLEGRGSFTPVMHELSGAEDARKMVNFWADEGATSFKAYMNITRDELRAAVEEAHKRGLKVTGHLCSIGYREAAEIGIDNLEHGLMADSEFVPNKQPDQCPGAAVSASLRQLDLNSPAVRETISTLVAKNVAVTSTLPVFEAGSAPLAQSGIGAASALLNPRVLNVMSTEARVRYLTARARVSSDPGNVALLRKAMDFERALVKAGGLLIAGLDPTGNGGIVAGFGDLREVELLVEAGFTPLEAIKIATFNGAKFLGEDAHIGSIAVGKQADLMIVRGNPALNISEIEKVEIVFKDGVGYDSEKLIQSVQGLVGIR, encoded by the coding sequence ATGAAAATCGTAACGGCCTTTCTTCTGTTGGTTGGTATCGGCGTCGGCTCGGCCGGCTCACCGGGCCCTTTTGCCCAGGGCCCCACTGCTGAACGGCAACAATTTATTCGCGTGGAAGCTCCGGTGGTTGTCCTGACCCACGTGCGAATAATCGACGGCACAGGCGCCCCGGCTCTTGATGATCAGACGATCGTGATTGCAGACGGCAAGATCCAATCGATCGGGCCAAGCGGAGCAGGCGCACCTGCGAATCTGCCGGCGACTCTGGCTACGAACGCCCAGACCGTTGATCTCCGAGGGTGCACGGTCCTGCCCGGCCTTGTGGGGATGCACAACCACATGTTTTTTCCTATGGGCGGATCTCCGCCGATGTATTCCAACATGGGCATAAGCTTTCCTCGTCTTTACCTGGCCCTGGGCGTCACAACGATTCGCACTACCGGCAGCGTTGCACCCTTCACCGATCTTGAAATCAAACGGCTTATCGACTCGGGCCGCATGATCGGACCCAAGATGCATATCACCGCTCCATATCTCGAGGGGCGCGGATCGTTCACCCCCGTGATGCACGAGCTCAGTGGCGCGGAGGACGCACGGAAGATGGTTAACTTTTGGGCCGACGAAGGCGCTACTTCTTTCAAAGCTTACATGAACATCACGCGTGATGAATTGCGCGCGGCCGTCGAAGAAGCGCACAAACGCGGACTCAAGGTGACCGGACATCTTTGCTCGATCGGCTACCGGGAAGCAGCGGAGATCGGCATCGATAATCTCGAGCACGGCTTGATGGCGGATTCAGAGTTTGTTCCGAACAAACAGCCGGATCAGTGCCCGGGCGCCGCGGTCAGCGCCAGCCTCAGACAACTGGATCTGAATAGTCCGGCAGTCCGCGAGACAATCAGTACTCTTGTCGCGAAGAATGTGGCCGTAACTTCCACGCTTCCGGTCTTCGAAGCCGGGAGCGCGCCGTTGGCTCAAAGCGGCATCGGCGCGGCATCGGCGTTACTCAATCCGCGGGTGCTCAATGTGATGTCTACCGAGGCCCGGGTGCGTTATCTGACGGCGCGCGCTCGTGTCTCGTCCGATCCCGGAAACGTGGCGCTGCTCCGCAAGGCGATGGATTTCGAGCGCGCATTGGTGAAGGCCGGCGGTTTGCTGATAGCCGGTTTGGACCCTACTGGCAACGGCGGCATCGTGGCGGGGTTTGGCGATTTGCGTGAAGTTGAGCTTCTGGTCGAGGCCGGTTTTACTCCTCTGGAAGCGATCAAGATAGCCACCTTCAACGGCGCGAAGTTTCTCGGCGAAGACGCGCACATCGGCTCGATTGCTGTAGGAAAGCAAGCCGAC
- a CDS encoding type II toxin-antitoxin system VapC family toxin: MQAVSDFVSDFSTQYQPMGLTLELAEQAASLAEKHGLRGYDAVQLATAVEANQVRDSLGLSKLIFVSADRALNKAALSEALLTDNPNLHP, from the coding sequence ATGCAGGCAGTCTCAGATTTCGTCAGCGACTTCTCGACCCAGTACCAGCCAATGGGGCTCACGCTCGAGCTTGCTGAACAAGCGGCAAGCCTTGCAGAGAAACACGGCCTCCGTGGCTACGATGCTGTACAGCTTGCAACTGCGGTCGAAGCTAACCAGGTTCGTGACTCACTCGGGTTATCCAAGCTGATCTTCGTCTCGGCTGACCGAGCGTTGAACAAAGCCGCGCTAAGCGAAGCATTACTGACCGACAATCCCAACCTTCATCCGTGA
- a CDS encoding PhoPQ-activated pathogenicity-related family protein yields MTRNRTARLSAALMIGRAALLLCVLPLCIRTAAAQETALDRYIAKPDASYSWKLVNTIAGPGYHGYVIDLASQTWRSAADVDRPVWRHWLTIVKPDKTVSNKALLFIGGGSNRDAAPVKISDRLASFAMESNTVVAELGMVPNQPLFFSDSKEKGRSEDDLIAYSRVKQMQTGDDTWLVRLAMVKSGVRALDAMQEFLASDAGGKLKVDQFVVSGGSKRGWTTWLVAAVDKRVIAIMPTVIDALNSEVITRHHFEAYGFFSPSLNDYVNHKLFPDKIGTPEYKHILAIEDAYNYRNRDRLKIPKYLVNASGDQFFLPDNSQFYFGELQGEKYLRYTPNSKHNLAGTDARESLLAFYQAILSGKPRPEFSWKKEKDGALIVTVKDKPREVNVWQATNPKARDFRVDTIGNAYTSTPLKEDKPGVYVARVNKPASGFTAFFVELVYDSGGKYPFKFTSEVSVVPDVLPFDFKSARR; encoded by the coding sequence ATGACGAGGAACCGCACTGCAAGGCTGTCAGCCGCGCTAATGATCGGCCGCGCGGCTCTGCTGTTGTGTGTGCTGCCGCTTTGCATACGGACGGCGGCCGCTCAAGAGACGGCGCTCGATCGTTACATCGCAAAACCCGACGCTAGCTATTCGTGGAAGCTGGTCAATACGATTGCGGGCCCGGGCTATCACGGCTACGTTATCGATCTCGCTTCGCAAACCTGGCGTAGCGCGGCCGATGTGGATCGCCCGGTGTGGAGGCACTGGCTCACAATCGTCAAGCCCGACAAGACGGTCTCAAACAAAGCGCTGTTGTTCATCGGCGGCGGCAGTAATCGCGACGCTGCCCCTGTGAAGATTTCGGATCGGCTCGCCAGCTTCGCGATGGAATCAAACACCGTCGTGGCCGAGCTTGGCATGGTTCCGAATCAGCCGCTCTTCTTTTCGGACTCGAAAGAAAAAGGCAGATCGGAAGACGACCTCATCGCTTACAGCCGGGTGAAGCAGATGCAAACCGGCGATGACACGTGGCTGGTGCGGCTGGCAATGGTCAAGAGCGGCGTCCGCGCGCTGGACGCGATGCAGGAGTTCCTCGCAAGCGACGCCGGCGGCAAGCTCAAAGTCGATCAGTTTGTTGTATCAGGCGGATCGAAGCGCGGCTGGACGACGTGGCTTGTAGCCGCCGTGGACAAGCGAGTCATCGCAATTATGCCGACCGTGATCGACGCGCTGAACTCCGAGGTGATCACTCGGCATCATTTCGAAGCCTATGGTTTCTTCTCGCCCTCGCTGAACGACTACGTCAATCACAAGCTCTTCCCAGACAAGATTGGGACTCCCGAGTATAAACATATCCTGGCGATCGAAGACGCGTACAACTATCGCAATCGCGACCGGCTCAAGATTCCCAAGTATCTGGTGAACGCGTCGGGCGATCAGTTCTTCTTGCCAGACAACTCGCAGTTCTATTTCGGCGAGCTTCAAGGCGAGAAGTATCTTCGCTACACACCGAACTCGAAACACAACCTGGCGGGCACGGACGCTCGTGAAAGCTTGCTGGCGTTCTATCAAGCGATCTTATCCGGCAAACCTCGGCCGGAGTTTTCGTGGAAGAAGGAAAAAGACGGCGCCCTGATCGTGACTGTGAAAGACAAGCCGCGCGAAGTGAACGTGTGGCAAGCGACCAACCCGAAGGCCCGCGACTTTCGAGTGGACACGATCGGCAACGCTTACACGAGCACCCCGCTGAAAGAAGACAAGCCGGGTGTGTATGTAGCTCGCGTAAACAAGCCGGCGAGCGGTTTCACGGCATTCTTTGTCGAGCTGGTCTACGACAGCGGCGGAAAGTATCCGTTCAAGTTCACCTCTGAAGTGAGCGTCGTGCCGGATGTGTTGCCGTTTGATTTTAAATCAGCGCGAAGGTGA
- a CDS encoding DUF72 domain-containing protein: MKRKASTEEPVAANRILVGTSGFAYKEWKGIFYPEDLPAKKYLSYYAQHFRTTEINNTFYRMPTRKLCEGWYAEVPEDFSFTLKVSQRITHFKRLRNVDDDMDFFLESAAALKEKLGPILVQLPPNFKKDVDVLEQFLAKFASKGKLAFEFRHESWFADDVYDLLRQHKTTLGVVEKEEGEGANTPREVTGSFVYMRLRKGDYSKDEMLEWARWIRSQSVPVYCYLKHDDRAPVLARELLSALDEV, translated from the coding sequence ATGAAACGCAAAGCCTCAACAGAAGAGCCGGTAGCTGCCAACCGAATCCTCGTCGGCACGTCTGGCTTTGCTTACAAAGAGTGGAAGGGCATCTTCTATCCCGAAGACCTTCCGGCTAAAAAGTATCTGTCCTACTATGCCCAACACTTTCGCACGACCGAGATCAACAATACGTTTTATCGAATGCCTACCAGGAAGCTCTGCGAAGGCTGGTACGCGGAGGTGCCCGAAGACTTCTCGTTCACCCTGAAGGTCAGTCAGCGGATCACTCATTTCAAGCGATTGCGCAACGTCGACGATGACATGGACTTCTTTCTCGAGAGCGCTGCCGCCTTAAAAGAGAAGCTGGGCCCGATCCTCGTTCAGTTGCCGCCGAACTTCAAGAAAGATGTCGATGTGCTCGAACAGTTTCTCGCGAAGTTCGCCTCGAAGGGAAAGCTCGCCTTCGAGTTCAGACACGAATCGTGGTTCGCGGACGACGTCTACGATCTGCTTCGACAGCACAAGACAACTCTGGGCGTAGTCGAAAAAGAAGAAGGCGAAGGCGCGAATACGCCGCGTGAGGTGACAGGCTCATTCGTGTATATGCGCCTGCGAAAAGGCGACTACTCGAAAGATGAAATGCTCGAATGGGCGAGGTGGATTCGCAGTCAGAGTGTGCCGGTATATTGCTACCTGAAGCACGACGACCGCGCCCCGGTGCTTGCAAGGGAGTTGCTCTCTGCGCTCGATGAAGTGTAG